One genomic region from Quercus robur chromosome 4, dhQueRobu3.1, whole genome shotgun sequence encodes:
- the LOC126720751 gene encoding T-complex protein 1 subunit gamma-like: MLQSPLLVLQDSLKRESGSKVQHANIQASKAVADIVRTTLGPRSMLKMLLDAGGGIVVTNDGNAILRELDLAHPAAKSMIELSRTQDEEVGDGTTSVIVLAGEMLHVAKAFIDKDYHPTIICRAYNKALEDAIAVLDKIAMSIDLKDRAMMLGLIKSCIGTKFTSQFGDLIADLALDATTTVGVDLGQGLREVDIKKYIKVEKVPGGQLEDSKVLKGVMINKDVIVPGKMRRKIVNPRIILLDCPLEYKKGENQTNAELVREEDWSILLKMEEEYIESLCVQILKFKPDLVITEKGLSDLACHYLSKAGVSAFRRLRKTDNNRIARACGAVIVNRPDELQESDVGTGAGLFEVKKIGDEFFAYIVDCKDPKACTVLLRGASKDLLNEVERNLQDAMAVARNIIKNPKLVPGGGAAELTVSAALKQKSSSIEGIEKWPYEAAAVAFEAIPRTLAQNCGVNVIRTMTALQGKHANGENAWIGIDGNTGVISDMKERKIWDAYNVKEQTFKTAIEAACMLLRIDDIVSGIKKKQAPGAGQAPKPKVETEGDADNEQILPD, from the exons aTGTTGCAATCCCCACTTCTCGTACTAC AAGATTCTTTGAAACGAGAGTCGGGAAGTAAGGTACAACATGCCAATATTCAAGCATCAAAG GCTGTTGCTGACATAGTCCGCACAACCTTAGGCCCACGATCCATGTTGAAGATGCTACTTGATGCTGGTGGAG GAATTGTAGTCACTAATGATGGAAATGCTATTCTACGTGAATTGGATCTTGCACACCCAGCAGCAAAG TCAATGATTGAACTTAGCCGCACCCAAGACGAAGAAGTAGGAGATGGGACAACATCTGTCATTGTCCTTG ctgGTGAGATGCTCCATGTTGCTAAAGCCTTCATTGACAAGGATTATCATCCCACAATCATTTGCCGAG CCTACAACAAAGCTTTGGAGGATGCTATTGCCGTGCTTGACAAAATTGCAATGTCCATTGACTTGAAGGATC GTGCAATGATGTTGGGGCTAATTAAGAGCTGTATAGGAACAAAGTTCACTAGTCAATTTGGCGATTTAATTGCT GATTTAGCACTTGATGCAACAACAACTGTTGGTGTGGACCTTGGCCAAGGTTTGCGAGAGGTGGATATTAAGAAGTACATAAAGGTTGAGAAGGTTCCAGGTGGCCAGTTGGAAGATTCAAAGGTTCTTAAGGGAGTTATGATTAATAAGGATGTAATCGTCCCTGGCAAAATGAGAAGAAAGATTGTCAACCCACGTATTATACTTCTTGATTGTCCCCTTGAGTACAAGAAAGGTGAGAACCAAACAAATGCTGAGTTAGTCAGAGAAGAAGATTGGAGCATCCTGTTGAAAATGGAAGAAGAATACATTGAGAGCCTTTGCGTGCAGATACTGAAGTTTAAACCAGATTTGGTAATAACAGAGAAGGGACTCAGCGATTTGGCCTGCCACTATCTGAGCAAGGCTGGTGTCAGTGCATTCAGGAGGTTGAGGAAGACAGATAATAACAGAATTGCCAGGGCATGTGGAGCTGTTATTGTTAACAGACCAGATGAATTGCAAGAATCTGATGTTGGTACTGGTGCTGGGCTATTTGAGGTTAAGAAAATTGGGGATGAGTTTTTTGCATATATTGTTGACTGCAAAGATCCAAAAGCATGTACTGTGCTCTTAAGGGGTGCTAGTAAGGATCTCCTAAATGAAGTTGAAAGAAATTTGCAA GATGCTATGGCTGTTGCAAGAAACATAATCAAGAACCCAAAACTTGTTCCTGGTGGTGGTGCTGCAGAGTTAACCGTATCGGCTGCATTGAAGCAGAAAAGTTCATCTATTGAAGGGATAGAGAAG TGGCCTTATGAAGCTGCTGCTGTTGCTTTTGAGGCTATTCCACGAACTTTGGCACAAAATTGTGGGGTCAATGTGATTAGGACAATGACTGCCCTGCAAGGAAAG CATGCAAATGGTGAGAATGCATGGATAGGCATTGATGGGAACACTGGTGTCATCTCAGATATGAAAGAGCGAAAG ATCTGGGACGCCTACAATGTGAAGGAACAGACCTTCAAAACAGCCATAGAAGCTGCTTGCATGCTTTTGAGAATTGATGACATTGTAAGTGGGATTAAGAAGAAGCAGGCCCCCGGTGCAGGCCAAGCTCCAAAGCCTAAAGTTGAGACAGAAGGAGATGCAGATAATGAGCAAATACTTCCTGACTGA
- the LOC126720752 gene encoding uncharacterized protein LOC126720752 isoform X2, with protein sequence MPKTLKKTTDSESKATNMRWTDDMDGFLLNVMLEEQNNGNRPNGIWTSHAFSNMCKKCSESFGYTVEKGNIKNRIKTLKGTFHSCYDLFKNMSGFAWNPITELFEAEDEVWEPLIEANPNAKKWKRTPIHHYEKLFDLFAKDRANGEGSISAKEKVRRWEKDREDSVNLEENIDCFGEFSMPNVDSYSPMVSPSYSCETSSKKAKKTPEMVEMLEKQMEIFQSGIDNVAASIRQGNEIAKEGLAIMMQGHEIAKEGLAIMERGRPRCYSEDEVFSELVKIGIPTEHQLDAMLFLIKDPTKMRAFFGVPTTELRRQILLKMMYPKEP encoded by the exons ATGCCTAAGACATTGAAGAAGACAACTGATAGTGAGTCTAAAGCGACTAACATGAGATGGACTGATGACATGGATGGTTTCTTACTTAACGTCATGTTGGAGGAACAAAACAATGGAAATAGGCCTAATGGAATATGGACTTCTCATGCTTTCTCAAATATGTGTAAAAAGTGTTCAGAATCGTTCGGTTATACAGTTGAGAAAGGTAATATCAAGAATCGCATCAAAACATTGAAAGGTACTTTCCATTCATGTTATGACCTTTTCAAGAACATGAGTGGATTTGCATGGAATCCTATTACTGAACTTTTTGAGGCTGAAGATGAAGTGTGGGAACCTTTAATAGAG gCAAACCCAAATgctaaaaaatggaaaagaactCCAATTCACCATTATGAGAAGCTGTTTGATTTGTTTGCCAAGGATAGGGCAAATGGTGAAGGTTCTATAAGTGCAAAGGAGAAAGTTCGTCGATGGGAAAAGGACAGAGAGGATAGCGTAAATTTGGAAGAGAATATTGATTGCTTTGGTGAGTTTAGCATGCCAAATGTAGATTCATATTCTCCAATGGTctctccttcctactcatgtgaGACATCGTCCAAGAAGGCGAAGAAAACACCTGAAATGGTTGAAATGCTTGAAAAGCAGATGGAAATTTTTCAATCCGGAATTGATAATGTAGCAGCAAGTATAAGGCAAGGAAATGAAATTGCTAAGGAGGGACTTGCGATTATGATGCAAGGACATGAGATTGCTAAAGAGGGACTTGCTATCATGGAGAGAGGACGTCCACGTTGTTACTCTGAGGATGAAGTTTTTTCTGAATTGGTGAAAATAGGAATACCGACGGAACACCAACTTGATGCTATGCTCTTCCTAATTAAGGATCCAACCAAAATGAGAGCATTTTTTGGTGTTCCAACTACTGAGTTACGTCGACAAATATTGTTGAAGATGATGTATCCTAAGGAACCTTAG
- the LOC126720752 gene encoding uncharacterized protein LOC126720752 isoform X1, whose protein sequence is MDNSTNWDNSPPEDLSKSWEENCQDQLRNIHELNKFGLQLLTDWQRRRDVAILQLLVHVVHGIWMMGIYCSPRYVDRVLTESSAERENVRQELLSELRCSRKCRDIIRMGPYAFAKLCEILRGTGRLKDTRNASIEEQVAKFLYILAHNERIRTVSFFFRRSNETVSRHFHNVLRAVIYLEDQFLLQPNGAEVPQQIRNSHRFYPYFKDCVGAIDGTHIRVKVSAKDAPRYRGRKEYTTQNVLAACDFDMRFTYVLPGWEGTASDSRIIKNALSREDKLIIPRGKYYLVDAGFMLRSGLMAPYRGVRYHLKEYSARGPENVEELFNHRHSSLRNVIERTFGVLKKRFPIISGMTEPFFPVDTVTEIILACCILHNYLMGVDPDERLIAEVDQEISNDDIHNEARNNRNDSDADARRGAILRTSIATRMWNDYVSHDQ, encoded by the exons ATGGATAATTCAACTAATTGGGATAATAGTCCACCGGAAGATTTGAGTAAGAGTTGGGAGGAAAATTGTCAAGATCAATTAAGGAATATTCATGAATTGAACAAATTTGGTTTGCAACTTTTGACTGATTGGCAGAGAAGACGAGATGTAGCAATTTTGCAACTTCTTGTACATGTGGTGCATGGAATATGGATGATGGGCATATATTGTAGTCCACGTTATGTGGATAGAGTTCTTACCGAAAGTAGTGCGGAAAGAGAAAATGTTAGGCAAGAATTACTAAGTGAACTTAGATGCAGTAGGAAATGTAGAGACATAATTCGAATGGGGCCTTATGCCTTTGCTAAGTTGTGTGAAATTCTTCGAGGAACTGGCCGTCTTAAAGACACTAGGAATGCTTCTATTGAAGAGCAAGTAGCCAAGTTTCTTTACATTTTAGCACATAATGAGAGAATCCGTAcggtttcctttttcttccgtCGTTCTAATGAGACCGTAAGCCGTCATTTTCACAATGTGTTGAGAGCAGTCATCTACTTAGAAGATCAGTTCCTTCTACAACCTAATGGAGCAGAGGTTCCCCAACAGATACGAAATAGTCATAGATTTTACCCATACTTTAAG GATTGTGTAGGGGCTATTGATGGGACACATATTCGTGTAAAAGTGTCAGCAAAAGATGCGCCTAGATATCGAGGGAGGAAAGAGTACACAACTCAAAATGTATTGGCAGCATGTGATTTTGACATGAGATTTACATACGTTTTACCGGGATGGGAAGGGACTGCCTCTGACTCGAGGATAATTAAAAACGCTTTAAGTAGGGAAGACAAACTTATAATCCCTAGAG gAAAATATTATCTAGTAGATGCGGGCTTTATGCTGAGAAGTGGACTTATGGCGCCATATAGGGGTGTACGTTATCATTTAAAAGAGTATTCAGCACGTGGCCCAGAAAATGTTGAGGAACTATTTAATCATCGACATTCCTCTTTGCGCAATGTCATTGAAAGGACATTTGGTGTGTTGAAGAAACGATTTCCTATTATATCTGGAATGACAGAACCTTTTTTTCCAGTTGATACAGTTACTGAGATTATCTTGGCTTGTTGTATATTGCACAACTATCTTATGGGAGTTGATCCGGATGAAAGGTTGATTGCAGAAGTTGATCAAGAGATTTCGAATGATGACATACATAATGAAGCTAGAAACAATAGAAATGATAGTGATGCAGATGCTAGAAGAGGAGCAATATTACGAACTAGTATAGCAACTAGAATGTGGAATGACTATGTATCGCATGATCAATAA
- the LOC126724383 gene encoding LOW QUALITY PROTEIN: SEED MATURATION PROTEIN 1 (The sequence of the model RefSeq protein was modified relative to this genomic sequence to represent the inferred CDS: substituted 1 base at 1 genomic stop codon), translating to MAKSKDDIEYGTSQAKLNEDEVLRVAYKHGTPLXGGKIADSETVDLFSSAQNIPNKGTHDDDDDHPQYSTNQTQQHRGEDVTDPSTNTTIKPSGNMSKNTPPVLHHK from the coding sequence ATGGCAAAGAGCAAGGATGATATCGAGTATGGGACTTCACAGGCAAAGCTTAATGAAGATGAAGTTTTAAGGGTGGCTTACAAGCATGGCACCCCTCTTTAAGGTGGGAAGATAGCAGATTCTGAAACTGTTGATCTCTTTTCCAGTGCCCAAAATATTCCTAATAAGGGAActcatgatgatgatgatgatcatcCTCAATATTCTACCAACCAAACTCAGCAACACCGTGGAGAAGATGTCACGGATCCCTCTACCAACACCACCATCAAACCTAGCGGAAACATGTCCAAAAATACACCACCGGTACTTCATCATAAATGA